The DNA segment AGGTCGGGATCGACTCCATCCAGGGTCCAGCCGGCAATATCGAGCAGCGTGGTCGGTTCAACCAGGTCGAGCTCGCCGTCCTGCTCTAGCGCTAGCCCAGGAACGGTGAAGCTGGCCCCGCGCTGTGACGGCGTCGCAGCCGCCTGCCGCCGCTCGACGTGCGCGGCGATGGCTACGCGCGGGTCTTCCTCACCCGCCAGCGGCGCGAGCACCTTGCCGAGCTGCTCGAGAACCTCGTCGCTGGCTTCCGGGTTGATGACCACCGATACGCCCTCGCATTCGCCGACGAGGGTGATGGCGTCGCGCAGTTCGACCGGCATGGCGGCGAGGTCCGGCCGCGATTGCAATGGCACCGGCGGAATCGCTGGACGGTCGAGCATCGGCAGCACAGCGGCCGCCGCATCCGCAGCCTGCTGCGCGATGATCTCGTCGCGCGCGGTGCGCTCGTCGAAGCCCATCGCAACCAGCGTGTCCTTGAGCTTGTTGGCAGCTGCGTGGAAACCGATCCCGGTGACGTGAGCGTAAGCGCGGTTCAACTCTTCGACCGGGCGCCGGGTGGCATAGGGCATCCTGAGCACGCGGCCGAGCAACTGCTCCACAGCGGTCGCCGACTGGATGTTGGCCACCGAACAGAACACGTAGGCGAAGGAGCAATCCCACCCCTCACGCAGCGCCTCGACAGTGATGACGTGCTCGATCGGGCAATCGAGCGCGAACAGGTCGATTCCCTCGAGTTCGCGCTGGTTGCCGGTGGCAATGGCGATGGCAGTCTCCGGCGCGCCGTGCTCTATCAACTTGGCCTTCACGACCTCGACGGTGGCCTCGGCCCCGGCTGTGGCAGCTTGCGCCTGGTAGAGGGCGATTGGGCGGATCGGCTCGTTTGCTTCACGCGCGATACGTGCAAGCCCGGCGCGCTGTTGGAGGGCGTGGATGATCGCCGTCTCCCACCCGGCATGCTGGGTGAGGTGGATGGGAAGCTTGATCATCTGCTCCGCCTTCAGCTCGTCGGCTGTGGCGGACACGATGACGTTGGAGCGCACCGGCGTGGCGGTGAATTCGATGATCGCGCTCGGGTCGAGGCGGGCGCCGGTCTCCTCCGACAAGCCAGTGACGAAGTTGTGCGCCTCGTCCACGATCATGACCGGGCGAACCAGTCGCATCACATTGGCGAATGACCAGCTGACTTCGCCGGGACGCGTCGGTGCATCGCCCGTATTGCGCATCAGATCATCGGGCAGCGGGCGCCCCTTGAAGAAGGCCTCGTAGTTCTCGTCGTCCTTGTAGACGTTCCGCTGCGCTGCCTGGGCAACACGAAACGCCTGCACCGTGGCGACGAACACGTGCGCCGCGGTGGCGAGATCCTGCGGCGTCATCTGCCGGCGTTCGTCGATGCCGAGCACGCGCACGTTGCCGCCGAACTCTGCCTCCAGTGCAGCGCGATAGGGATGGCCCGGCGTCTTCAGAGCATCCAGCGTCTGGTCGGCAATGGTGCTCGAAGGGACCAGCCACAGCGCAACCGGATACTCCGGCCCATCCACCCGGTGCTTATGCGCGATTCCGACCGCGTGCGCGCCAAGCAGCGTCTTGCCGCCGCCCGTCGGTAGCCGCAGGCAGCAATAGGGGACACGTGGCAGCGTGCGCAGCGGCTCGTAAGCGCTGGCGTAGAACCCCGGCTCCCCTACCTGGCAGGCGATGTTGTAGGCGACCGAGTGCGGGCGCGTGACAGCCGCCTCAAGGAAGCTGTCGAGCGCTTCGAGAGCGCGGCGCTGGTAGGCCTTGAGCTGCATCAGCGCGCCTTCACATCGTAGGGGGTCTGCTTGAAGGTGACGTCGGCCGCCGCCAGCTTCGCGGCGCTCATCCTGCAGGCCTCGCCATAGATCACCCAGGAGCCGGTATGGCAGGGCAGCACCTCGCGAAGGTGCGCCAGCACAGGCGAGGTCAGCACGTTGCCGCCCGCCGGGCGCCGGTCGCCCAGCACACCGTTGTAAAGCAGTGCGTAAGCGGTGCCATCGTGCACGCCCAACACGGGGGAGCGCGCATCGCCAGCGCGCGCAGCGGGCTGGCCGGTCTCGGCGAACCACACGTGCGCGGCCAACGCGTCGAAACCGATGTCCGGGTCGATCCGCCCGTTGGCGTCGAACGCCGGTGGGCCCAGCCGGTAGTAGCGATATCCGCCGCCTCCCTGCCAGCTAACTGCTTCGGAGACACCGCCCTGTTCGCCCGCAATCACTTTGTCGAGCCGCGGCTTGCAATGGGTCTCGGCATGGTCGCCCATCTCGATCCCGATCCACCGCCGCCCCATCTTGTGCGCGACCGCTGCGGTGGTCCCGGACCCGAGAAAGCTGTCGAGCACGAGGTCGCCTGGATTGGTGGCAATTTGCAGGATGCGCTGCATCAGCGCCTCCGGCTTTGGCGTCGTGAAAGGTTGCTCACCCGAGAAAAGTGCGTTCACCTCTGCCTTTGAGGTTCTGTTTGTGCCTACCTCTGCGTGGGCCCAGATGGTTTCAGGTGGCCTGCCGGACCCGGCATCAGCGAAGATGCGGTAATACGGCGACCATCCGTTCCGTCCCTTCACCCACTCTATCAAGGCGTGATCACGCTCGACCCTTTCCGCTGACCACCGCCAACGGCCTTCGATACCGTCTGGCCTCATGGGAAAGATTTCCGTTCCGTCTGGCGCGAGCATCGGAAAGTAAAGGGTTGGTCTCGCTTCACGCGTGTCATCACCACTTCCCATCGCTCGAAGCGGTTTTGTGTAATAGCGACGACCGCTTTCATCGGTGCGATTGAAATGGGCGGGGATATTGGCGACCGCCATCCGCTTTATTGTCAAATAATCAAGTCGCTTGCCGTAGCAATGAATATGATCATGACGAGACGAGAAAAGTCTTGAGTCCATCTTCGGGCTATCGGACTTTTCCCAAATGATGTTGTTGACGAAGTTCCCCCGCCCGAAAACCTCGTCCATCACGACCTTGAGGTAGTGCCCCTCATTGTCGTCGATCGACACCCATATGCTGCCATCCTCGGCCAGCAGCTCGCGCAGCAGCACCAACCGCGGATAGATCATCGCCAGCCATTGCGCGTGTTCGAGGTTGTCATCGTAATGCTCGAAGGCGCTGCGGGTGTTGTAGGGCGGGTCGATGTAGATACACTTCACCCGACCCGCGTAATAGGGCAGCAACGCCTTCAGCGCGTCGAGGTTGTCGCCCTGGATGAGCATATTGGCGGGGTCGGCGTTGCCGCCATCGAGTGCGGGCACAGCCTCTAGCATCCGATACGGCACCCGCGCCGCCGCCACGACGTCTTCACCGCGGGTCATCCAGTCCAGTATCGGCACGCAAGCTCCTCAATTTGATGGCGATGGCTAACCCGGTTCCGGGCACGATGCCAGCGCCCGTGGGATCGCTCCACAGGCGCTGGCGGTTCGATGGTTAGGCCACCTCAAGGGCCTTGCGCTCGATGCGGTCCATCATCCGTCGGCGCAGATCACGCATCGGCTCGGCCAACGCAGTGCCTTGCGCGCGCATGCGGCCGAACCAATCGGCGAGATGAAAGGCAATCGCCGAGGTATCGCCACGGATTCTGCCTTGCGCACGCAGCCACGGCAGGGCCACCAAGGCGGTCAGCACCGTATCGAGCTCGACATGGATGCGCGCAGCCTCCCAGTCCTCGACGGTAAGCGGATATGGAACCTCCGACTTCCGCGCGAGCAGGTCTCGCGGAACACCCATCCGCAGTGCCAGTTCGGACATGTGCGCCCAGTCCCTGCCCTTGTCCTTCAACGTGAGCGCGAGATCTGTGTGGGGCATGAGCTCGCCGAACTTGACCCTCTGGCCGAAGCGCAGTTGAGGCGGCAGGACGAGCTGATGCTCCATCGCCGCCATTGTGATCAGCGGAAGATCGGCAGCAAGTCCGCCCCACGTGATGACGGTGTCATCCGGCCTGTAGCGCAGGTGGTCGAGGAGCGCTTCGACCACCGCGGCCTCGTCGCCATAGCCGTGCTCGGTCCAAGACTGCAGCCCCTGGATCGACGTGGTGCCGTCGTCACCAATGTGCATCGACAGCGCAGCCGCTGCGAAGATGCGCTTCGAGGACATCCGGTGGCGCTTGTGCTTGCGTCGGTTGAGAGAGGCGTAGTCCTCGTGCAAATGCTCGTCCCACGCGGCCTCTGTATCGATAAATGTCAGTTTCAGCATGATTTTCCTTTCCTTGCCTTGCGGCATGCAGGGTTCAGAAGGGGAGAGGACGGGCGCGGCGCAGGACGCGCCAGGCCCGGTAGGCACTGATCAGGTTGATGCGGTCGCGCCTTGAGCACAGGGACAGCACGAACGAGGCCCAGATCGCCTCGGCATGATCGGCCGCACGCCGCGCGCGTTGCACGACCCGCGCATCATCCTCGACGAGAGGAATGCCGAGATCGGCGGCAGCGGCAGCGATCGCGGCCTTACCGATGACCAGCGGCAGCACCGATACATCGCGTCGAGCCCGCGCGATGAGCTGGACATCGGTTGGCGGCGGCACCTCGCCGCCTGCGAACACCCGCCGGAGGTAGCCGCGCGGGAACGGCTGCGCTGCTGCCACCAGCGAAGCTGACCGTGGCAGGCTGGTGGTCACATCGCTGATGATCTGCGCGCGAAGGGCACCGGGCGCGTAGCCGAAATGGTCGACCGCGAACGTCGGCCCATGAGCATCCAAGCGGGCGGTGAACATCGCTACCGAGCGGATGCGAGAACGCGCCGTGAATTCGGCTGAGGTGCGGACGATGGACAAGGCAACGAGCGTCTTGGGGTGATCGACCCCTTGGTTCTTGGACATAGGGAGGCTTTCGGTTGGGCGCGCGGATGCGCGGCGCCGCCGACTGGTGGCACCGCGCATCCGCGCTGATCGTGGAGAAAGGTTCGGTTAAGCGGCGGGCCGCACGGCGCCGGGTTGTTGCGATTGCGTGAGGAGGGTCATCGCAGACGTCCATTCGGCTGGGTCGTGGTCCGTCTCGGCCATGAAGGTCATGAGCCGATCGCGGCCGCGGGCTAACCCGGCCTTGAGCACTCTGCCTGTCGGTGCAGCGATCTCCACGAGCACGCCGCTGGCATCGACTTCAAAGGCTTGCCGGGCGCCGCCGCTGGTGACCATGATGAGCCGGTCGCTGCCCTCGAGCGCGCAGAGATCGACACGATGGACATGGGAGAACCGGCCGTCGTGGCGAATGACCACGAAGCCCTCGGCCTCGGTGCTTTCACCGCTGCGAAACATCGCGACGATGGCACCAGCGCCAGATTTGAAGGTATCATCGGCGATGACGCAGAGTGCCGCCTGGGACGGATGATCCAGGATCACGACTTCGAAGCGGCGGGGATCGATGGTTGCGGCTAACCGTGGCACGAGCAGCGAACGCAGGGCGAGCGTGAGCATCTGGCGGGGCTTGGCCCAGCCAGCAGGTGGAAAGTGCATGATATTTCCTTGTTCTAGGGTTGCGGCGGCCTGTTGGCCGGAGCTTTTTCCTCTCGGAGCTTCGCTCGCAGATCCTGTCTTTCAACTTCCAAGGCAGCGCTGTGCGCTGAGCTAGTTCGGACCGCGTTGACCTACCTCCCTTGCGAACGGGTCAGGGTCGCCTGCGCCCTGCACGTTGGCGTTACGGCAAAAAAGATCTAGAATGGGGGAATGGACCAAGCTGGCCGCCATATCGATGACACAAAGTCGAACGCCGACCTGTCGCATGAGGAACTCCATGCGATTGGTCGGTTGTTGGCTGCTGTCAGTGCCGAATTGGCCGAGATCGCCTGTCTTCAGCGCCGGGGCCCAAGTAGAATGCGACGCTTTGCGTCGATGTTGCTTGGTTTTTTCGCGGTAATGATGACCACTTTGGTGCGACGGACCTCCGACGCCCTTCGTCATCGACTGAGCGCCGAGCGGGATCACAACGTAATTCTCATGCTCCGCCCCCCGGAGGCGTGGGCCGCGCCGTAATCGCCTGACCACTCGTCAGCCCGCAGCGAACACTGTCGCTGCATCCCGATTAGGCGGGCGGCATTCTCACTGACGATGCGATACCGCGCGATGTCGCGCGATATCGCAACCTATCGCGGATATCGCAGTGGCCGCCTCGCACACGCGAGTGCCAAGACATGCAAAGCAATGAAAAAGGGGCAGCAGAGGCCGCTGCCCTGAACAGACTCGATGACCTGCTGGCGAAGGGCGAAATAACGCTCACCGACTCCCGCTATCGTATTGCCAAAGCCGCCGGCTTCAGCCCCGGGGGTGGCTTTTACATCATCGCCGAAAAGTGGCTGGATCTTCGCCGTGCGGCGCTGGCGAAATCTGTGCCGCCCATAGACCCTGCGCTCTTTGACAGGTTCCAAGCTGACCTGGACGCGGCGTCCGCCAATGCCATGAAGGTGTTTCGCGACGCCATCGAGTCCGTCGCCTCAGAGATCGATCGAACTGCCAATCTGCGGGTGACCGATGCCGAGCAGCGCTCAGCTCAGGGCGAGCGGGAAGTCGACGAAATTCTAGGGGACCTCGAGCGTGCCTGCGTAGAGCGAACCGCGTTCGAGAAACGCGTCGATGAACTGGAGGCAAAGCTGGCGACGGCCAGTTCGGAGAACCAGCGCTTGAGGGGCAGGCTCGAAGCAAACGAGCGAATGATCGATCGGCTGACCAGTCACGCCGACCCCAGCAGACCACTCGGCACAGCGGATATGGGCGATGAACAAGCAGTCGCGGATGACAATTTCGACGCCGGCGGAGCGCCGATTCCCGAACCTACCGAAAAGGTCGTCGCCAATGGGGGGCCGCCGACCGTCGCGATCCCTCCTGTATCAGCCGAGCCGCCGTCGTTGCCCATCGACGGAGAGCATCCCGAAGAAGATCAGCCTAAGTCGTTGCCGGCGAGCGTCGATCAGGCCGGGGAGGCATGATCGATGCAAACGAACAAAGCTGCTATCGGCGGTGAGCACCACGCTCGTCGCCGAGACTACGAACACAACATGGACGGAATTTTCGCTGCGCTGGCAGCGCAATCGGTCGCGCGCTTCATGGACGGGTCCGCAGATCCCGACGCGCTGACTGCGTCAGCGCGTTCGGCCCATGGGCCGACTGCTCACGATGCATACCAAAAACCACCTGCGTCGCTCTCTCGGCCCGACGCGGGCAGCCTGCAGGCTGCCCCAGCGGAGGGACCGAACCAGCCCGTAGCGGGCGAGAGCGACTCTGCTGGAGGATCAAATCATGGCCGCACCTGATTTCGATCCGACCCGCGGCGACCGGTTGGTCGCCGCTGCCCCGAGCCGTAAGGCAGGAGGGGCACGTTGGCGCCACGCCCCGTCGTGGCGACGAGCGGGGGGTAATGGGCACCATTACCCCGGAGTGAGTGAAGGGCTAATTCCCCCTCCTGGTTTCAGCGCCTTCGCTGGAGGCGGGTTACATGGATGAGAAACCGCCTTACGCGATCCTGCGGATCGGCAAGATCAAGAGCTTCGAGACGCTCGCTGCGGTCGAGTACCACAACACCCGGCAAATTCCAGCCGGTACCGTCACTGGCGCCCCGCAGCCCGAGGACCTGGTGAAGTTGACAGGCTCGTACCGCGATCGCGTCGAACAGGTCTTTCATGAAACGGGAGCGAGCTGGGAAAAGGGCAAAGTCCTTGCCGTCGAGATGCTCGTAACAGCGTCACCCGAATGGTGGACGACAGCGGCGCCGGAAGAACGAGAACAGTGGTGGCAGGCACAGTGGCGCTTCGCGAACGACAAGTTCGGGCCTGGCCTTATCGCCTTCACCCCGCATCTGGATGAGAGCACCCCGCATTGCCACTTCGTCGGCTTGCCAATCTACCACGCGATCGAGAAGAAACGCGGTAACAAGCCACGGAAACCAGAGGCTATCCGGAAGCGCGAAGCGGAAGAGGCTGCCGCACCCAAGATCTGGCGCTTGTCTTACGATGCGCTCTTTGGTGGCAAAAGCGAACGCCTTGCCGGGCTGCAGACCGAATATCATGGCTACGTGAAGCATCTGGGTCTTGCACGTGGCAGGGACACCGTGGGATTGCAGATCAAGCACCAGACACTCAAGCACTACAAACAACTCTTGCTGCAGATGGAGCGTGACCTCGACAGGGAGGCCGCGGAACTTCGCGAAACGCGCGAGGTCCTCGACCACTACAACGAACGTCTTGCCGACGGCTTCGCGGAATTGAACAGTGACAAACTCGCCCTTTTTGCCCAGCAGGAGCAGGCGCGGGTGCGCGACGAGGCACTTGCGACGCGCGAACATGCTATAAGCCGACGCGAAACCGAGCTCCGCACTCGCGGCGAAGCAATCGACCGGCGAGAATTCGACCTGGCGCGGCGGACCGCAGACCTGAACCGGCGCGAAAAATCCCACGAAGCAGCGCTGGCCAGGATCGGATCGGAACAAGCCGCACTTGCCCTAGCGCAAGCCTCACTCGGCGACCAAAGGAACGCTTTGCGCGAACGCGCTGAAGCAGTGGAACGGCGGGATGGACAGCTCGCTGCAAGAGAAGGGAGCGTTACGCAGCGGGAAAAGGCGCACCAAGACATCGAACACCAACTTAGCATTGTCGGCGGTTTATTCACCGGCCGCCTAAGGGGCCATTGGGACGGGGCCAAGCAACAACCCCAAATTGATGAAGGAAAGATGTCGTTGGATGAGCGCGGCGCCGCCGCCTCGCCGTGGCCGATGTGGATCGCTGCGGCGGCGCGACAGGCATTGCGGATGGCGGATGTCCGCCGAGCGCTAGCGCAAAAAGTAGCAAAGATGCTCGCCACGCTGCGAAAGAAGCAGCTCGTTGCTCGGTCTGCGGCCCAGCAAGCTCAGGCGGAAGCTAGGGCGGCGCAGTCACGCGCGACCGTGGCGACCGCCGAGGCCGACGCGGCAAAGGCCCGATGCGAGGAACATCAACGGACCGAGAGGACGGCGATCGAGACGATCTCGAGTGCAACCTCACAATTGACCACGATTGAAGCTGAAACGGCGGCGGTAATCCGACTTCGAGACGCGGTGCTTTCGGACCTTGGGAATTTGCAACGAGAGAAGGTCCAAGTCAAACAAGACGTGGCAACGTTGAAAGCCGAGGTCGCCATGAAGACCCGAGCAAAAGAAGCCGTCCAGGCGGACCTACATCGAATCGAGGCTGAGCGCGCGGCGCTGAAAGCGGAGGTCAGGGTCCTCAACCTCGACCGAGCCGCCTTCGCGCGAGAGCAGGTAAAGTTCGACGAGGACAAAGAAGAGTTGAAGTGGGAAAGAGCGCGTCAGGAACTCTCACGCAGGCTAGCGTCCGAACTCTTCGCTGGCTCGACGATCATCGATCTGGAGAAGACCGGCCTGCGGGTTCGTCGCCAAGGTGACAAGCCGAGGCATCTCGAGAATGGGACCTTCGAACCTTGGTTGCTGACCTTGATACGCAAGCACCGCGCGATCGAGATAGCGTTGGGACAGGTTGATGTAGTGCGGGCCGAATTGGCCGTATCTCGACGAGCGCAAGCTGACCGGCAGCCTGATGAGCGAAGCAGGCTGGAGAGAGAGCAGGCGCTCGAAGACGCCATGATCGCCCGCAAGTTGCCGCAACTCGGTCCACCCCCCACGGGATTCGAGCGCTAATTCCACTAAGCTCGCAGGACGATTTTCTGGATGGGGTTGCGCTCTTCGCCGACCCGATTCATGGTGCCCAAATCGAGACCACGACAGGGTGCCACGGCAAGGTGCCACGCGCAATGTGCAAGATCCAGAACGTAACCCGGACCCACGGAACCTATTACTACCGCCGACTCATACGTTTAGGCCGCAATAAGCCTTTTCGGACGGGACGAGGATCATGGGCGATCTCATCGTGGCCAATCCTTCGGTGATCGCGAAGCTGACGCCGCCTATGGCCGCGTTCTTCAAGTCGCCCGCGCCGCCATGGGCGAGACTGGTAGTGGCAGAGCGCATCGCATCGGCCCAGGAGCGCCAGAAGGCGCAGTCTGCAACCGCTGCCTTGGAGAAGATGCTCGGAGAGGCGCGCACTGTCCTCTCCCCGGCGCAGCAGCAGACCGTTGCACGAGCCAGGCAGGTGATGCAGCAACACGGGTTCGAACACCCGGGAGCGGGGCTGTGAACGGCACGTTTTGAGCTTGGTCTCGCAGCGATCCTGAGCCCGATTCACGGTGCCGATATCGATGCCAACACGGGCTGCCACTACGGCGCCGCGAGCTTTGGTTCGTTAAGAAACTGCTTCGTTATCGTGCGTCCTGACGTCGAGCGAGGCTCTCGACTACATGGCATTCGGCGATCCTTGAGCCCTTACAGGCCTCAAGCATTTGCCAGAGTTCGAAGCGGAGTGCCGATAGGTCGGCAATCTTGCGATCGACCTCAGCGATCTGTTCCTCGACCAGCAAGTCGACGTCCTCGCACGGCTTGTCGGCGCTGTCCGAGAGCGCGAGCAGGCGCCGCACTTGCGCCATGCCGAAGCCGAGTTCGCGTGCCCGGCGCACGAAGGTAAGCGTGGCGAGGTGGCCAGGCGAATAATCGCGGTAATTGCTGTCGGTCCGGTCGGCGGCGGGCAGGATGCCCTCGCGCTCGTAATAGCGGATCGTCTCCGCCTTGGTGCCAGTGGCGCGCGCCAGTTCCCCGATCTTCATCGCTTGACCCTGTAGTGGCTACAAGGTGCATATGCCGCCGCGACTCGACGGTTTCAAGGGGAGCGCGGTGGCAAAGTCCTGCTGCGAAACGCCAAAGGAAGATCAGACCGCGCACAACGATCCGCGCTGGCGCAGCGTGCTGTGGATCGCGCTGATCGCCAATGCGGCGATGTTCCTGGTCGAGATGGTGGCAGGCGTCACGGCGGGTTCGCGTGCGCTCCAGGCCGATGCGCTCGACTTCCTCGGCGATGCGGCGAACTATGCGATCAGTCTCGGCGTCGCGGGCATGGCGCTCGCCTGGCGTGCGCGCGCCGCGCTGGTCAAGGCGGCGAGCATGCTGGCCTTTGGGCTGTGGGTGCTGAGTTATGCTGCCTACGGCTTCATCGCCGGCGCCGATCCCGAACCACAAACGATGGGCGTCATCGGCGCGTTGGCGCTAACAGTGAACCTGGCCATCACCCTACTGCTGTTCCGCTTCCGCAGCGGCGACGCCAACATGCGCTCGGTGTGGATCTGCTCGCGCAACGACGCGATCGGCAATCTCGCCGTCCTCGCCGCCGCGCTCGGCGTGTTCGGCACCGGCCAGGCGTGGCCCGATTTGCTGGTCGCCAGCATCATGGCCGGCCTCGCTATCTGGGGGAGCCTTGAGGTGTTCCGCCAGGCACGCGGCGAGTTGGCCGATACACGCCCTTCCTTCTGATTTCCCACTCTCTCTAAGGATCGTCTCTCGTGCTCTCTCGCCGCTTGCTGCTGTGTTCGTTGTCCGTCTCTGCCCTCGCATTTCCCCTCGCCGCGCAGGAGGCCGCGCCCACGTCGTCACCGGCGGCCGAGGCTGACGAACACGCTGAGGAGGAAGGCGAGGACGAGATCATTGTGCAGGGCACCCGCACCCGCCGCCGGGTGCAGGACGAGCCGATTCGGGTCGAAGTGATCGCAGGCGAGGAGGTCGAGGAAAAGGCCATCATGCGCCCCGGCAACATCGCCATGCTGGTCAACGAGACCGGCGGCGTGCGCGTCCAGGTGACCGCCCCGGCGCTGGGCGCGGCCAATATCCGCATCCAGGGGCTGGAGGGGCGCTACACCCAGCTCCTCGCGGACAATCTCCCGCTCTATGGCGGGCAGGCGGCCTCGCTCGGGCTGCTCCAGATCCCGCCGAGCGACCTCGCGCAGGTCGAGGTCATCAAGGGTGCGGCCTCCGCGCTTTATGGCGCCTCGGCGCTGGGCGGGGTGATCAACCTCATCTCCAAGCGCCCCGGCGACACCTTCGAGGCTGACATCCTCGCCAACGCCACAACGCGCGACGGGCAGGACCTGACCGCCTATCTCGCCGGACCGCTCGGCGAGACGACCGGGCTGTCGCTGACCGCGGGCGCGCATCGCCAGACCGGGCAGGACATCGACGGCGACGGCTGGTTCGACATGGCGGGCTACGAGCGGCTGACCGCCCGCCCGCGCTTCCAGTGGACCGGTGCGGAGGGCGCTTCGCTCTACCTGACGCTTGGCGCGATGACCGAGGATCGGGTGGGCGGGACAGTCGCAGGCCGTACCGTGCCGGACGGGACGGCGTTCGCCCAGACGCAGGACACCGACCGTTACGACATCGGGCTGGTCGCCGAGGTCCCGCTCGAGGGCGTCGGCACGCTGTCGCTGCGCGGCTCGGGCATGCGGCAGGACCATGTTCACCGCTACGGCGCGGTGGTCGAGGATGACCGCCATTCGAGCCTGTTCGGCGAAGCCTCGCTGGCGGGCGAGGGTGGCGCGACCGCCTGGGTCGGCGGCGTCGCCTTCCAGTCGGACGGCTTCCGTTCGGAGACCTTCCCGGCGTTCGACTACAGCTATGAGGTCCCCGGCCTGTTCGCGCAGGTCGAGCACGAGGCGACCCCCGAGCTGACGCTCGCCGCCAGCGGGCGCGTGGACTTCCACAGCGCGTTCGGCACCCAGTTCAGCCCGCGCCTGTCCGCGCTCTACCGCCCCGGGAACTGGACCATCCGCGGTTCGTTCGGACGCGGCTTCTTCGCCCCCACGCCCTTTGTCGACGAAATCGAAGCGGCGGGGCTGTCGCGGCTCGAGCCGCTTGGCGCTCTCGAGGCCGAGACCGCGCGCACCGCCTCGCTCGACATTGGCTATGCCAGCGGCCCGTGGGAGGCGAGCGTCACGCTGTTCGGCGCCAATATCGACAACGCCACCCGGCTGGTGGACATCGCGCCCGACCGCGTGAGGCTGGTCAATGTCGCGGGCGAAACGCGGGTGCGCGGCAGCGAAGCGCTGGTTCGCTTCAAGCGCGACGGCTTCACCGTCACCGGCAGCTACGTCTTCGTCGATGCCACCGAGCCCGACCCCGCGGGCACCGGCCGGCGCCGCGTGCCACTGACCCCGCGCCACAGCGCCGGCCTCGTCGGCATGTGGGAGAAACATGGCAAGGGCCGCCTCGGAATCGAGGCCTATTACACCGGCGTGCAGGAGCTCGAGGACAACCCCTACCGCACCCGCTCGCGCCCCTATCTGCACCTGGGCGTGATGGGCGAAATCGTGCTCGGCAAGGTCAGCCTGTTCGCCAATGCCGAGAACCTGCTCGACGTGCGCCAGACCAAATGGGACCCGCTGCTGCTGCCGAGCCGCGCTGCGAGCGGCGTCTGGACTGTCGATGCCTGGGCACCGCTCGAGGGCTTTACGCTCAATGGCGGGATCAGGTTGCGATTTGGTGGCGATTGATGGGTCGATAGGTCAGTTCGCCCCATTTGATCCACGGCATTTAGAGCGCGCGACTTGCGCCGCTCATGCGGCCGATTCACAGTGCTCAAATCGAGACCACGACAAGGTGCCACGGCAAGGTGCCACGGGGTTTTGACTCGCTGAGAAACCGGTGTTTCTTCAAGCGCTTGGCCTGATCCGGAAAACTGGCTGGGGCGGCAGGATTCGATTGCGGAATTGGACAAATCCGCAATGGACTCCGCCTGCTGTCGCGAGCAAAACCAACGCGATGCCTAAATCGGTGACGTTCCCAGCAGGCACCGGTCCTAACGGCCGAAACTACCTCCAGACAAAAGATAGAAGGGGTGAATGCGCTCGCGCGATTGCGAACGCATCCACCCTCAGCTCACATCGCAAGCGTCATCGTGGCGATAACCGTGCGCGGCGCGCCTGGT comes from the Qipengyuania sediminis genome and includes:
- a CDS encoding DEAD/DEAH box helicase, with amino-acid sequence MQLKAYQRRALEALDSFLEAAVTRPHSVAYNIACQVGEPGFYASAYEPLRTLPRVPYCCLRLPTGGGKTLLGAHAVGIAHKHRVDGPEYPVALWLVPSSTIADQTLDALKTPGHPYRAALEAEFGGNVRVLGIDERRQMTPQDLATAAHVFVATVQAFRVAQAAQRNVYKDDENYEAFFKGRPLPDDLMRNTGDAPTRPGEVSWSFANVMRLVRPVMIVDEAHNFVTGLSEETGARLDPSAIIEFTATPVRSNVIVSATADELKAEQMIKLPIHLTQHAGWETAIIHALQQRAGLARIAREANEPIRPIALYQAQAATAGAEATVEVVKAKLIEHGAPETAIAIATGNQRELEGIDLFALDCPIEHVITVEALREGWDCSFAYVFCSVANIQSATAVEQLLGRVLRMPYATRRPVEELNRAYAHVTGIGFHAAANKLKDTLVAMGFDERTARDEIIAQQAADAAAAVLPMLDRPAIPPVPLQSRPDLAAMPVELRDAITLVGECEGVSVVINPEASDEVLEQLGKVLAPLAGEEDPRVAIAAHVERRQAAATPSQRGASFTVPGLALEQDGELDLVEPTTLLDIAGWTLDGVDPDLPGFALNETPDSVLVDVDEGQVRISRSAAQMTLQLEDETAWTPAHLARWLDRQAHQPDVSQPVFLEYCRRVVTHLVDARGMSLASLVRAKDVLKRAIVARVKDLRAQAGQAGMQLLLGGITPTLALGENGFTFAEGRYLPPKPYAGRYRWQKHFYPRPDDIKDGGEEFQCAVAIDDHPLVKHWVRNIVRGPRSYWLPTSTDRFYPDFVAELADGRMFVLEYKGAHLANDPDTLEKANIGARLAEVSGGQVVFWMAERSKDADFATRLDEVIGGNG
- a CDS encoding site-specific DNA-methyltransferase codes for the protein MPILDWMTRGEDVVAAARVPYRMLEAVPALDGGNADPANMLIQGDNLDALKALLPYYAGRVKCIYIDPPYNTRSAFEHYDDNLEHAQWLAMIYPRLVLLRELLAEDGSIWVSIDDNEGHYLKVVMDEVFGRGNFVNNIIWEKSDSPKMDSRLFSSRHDHIHCYGKRLDYLTIKRMAVANIPAHFNRTDESGRRYYTKPLRAMGSGDDTREARPTLYFPMLAPDGTEIFPMRPDGIEGRWRWSAERVERDHALIEWVKGRNGWSPYYRIFADAGSGRPPETIWAHAEVGTNRTSKAEVNALFSGEQPFTTPKPEALMQRILQIATNPGDLVLDSFLGSGTTAAVAHKMGRRWIGIEMGDHAETHCKPRLDKVIAGEQGGVSEAVSWQGGGGYRYYRLGPPAFDANGRIDPDIGFDALAAHVWFAETGQPAARAGDARSPVLGVHDGTAYALLYNGVLGDRRPAGGNVLTSPVLAHLREVLPCHTGSWVIYGEACRMSAAKLAAADVTFKQTPYDVKAR
- a CDS encoding plasmid recombination protein; the protein is MDEKPPYAILRIGKIKSFETLAAVEYHNTRQIPAGTVTGAPQPEDLVKLTGSYRDRVEQVFHETGASWEKGKVLAVEMLVTASPEWWTTAAPEEREQWWQAQWRFANDKFGPGLIAFTPHLDESTPHCHFVGLPIYHAIEKKRGNKPRKPEAIRKREAEEAAAPKIWRLSYDALFGGKSERLAGLQTEYHGYVKHLGLARGRDTVGLQIKHQTLKHYKQLLLQMERDLDREAAELRETREVLDHYNERLADGFAELNSDKLALFAQQEQARVRDEALATREHAISRRETELRTRGEAIDRREFDLARRTADLNRREKSHEAALARIGSEQAALALAQASLGDQRNALRERAEAVERRDGQLAAREGSVTQREKAHQDIEHQLSIVGGLFTGRLRGHWDGAKQQPQIDEGKMSLDERGAAASPWPMWIAAAARQALRMADVRRALAQKVAKMLATLRKKQLVARSAAQQAQAEARAAQSRATVATAEADAAKARCEEHQRTERTAIETISSATSQLTTIEAETAAVIRLRDAVLSDLGNLQREKVQVKQDVATLKAEVAMKTRAKEAVQADLHRIEAERAALKAEVRVLNLDRAAFAREQVKFDEDKEELKWERARQELSRRLASELFAGSTIIDLEKTGLRVRRQGDKPRHLENGTFEPWLLTLIRKHRAIEIALGQVDVVRAELAVSRRAQADRQPDERSRLEREQALEDAMIARKLPQLGPPPTGFER